The Lolium perenne isolate Kyuss_39 chromosome 6, Kyuss_2.0, whole genome shotgun sequence genome segment ggggcggacTCGAGCGGCCAGCCgtcggcgtccgcggccacgcaaactcgtctcagatttgggccgggtttgggtcgtcccggacgctgcggccatccgttttagggatgggttcGCGCGCTGGGCTggttttttgtccggctcgacccatccaAACGCGCGGGAGTGGGATGAGTCGCTCGGTTGGAGATACCCTAATGACTCATATTTGTCTACATCCGTACATATCTACATATTTTTAATGGCATACGCTAGGGTATAGCCGGCTGTAAAAACTGGAAGCAACAGCATCCTTGGCCAGCCGATCTAGTTAAGTGAGTGAATCCCGCCTGTCCGGTCATGGTACAAAATCGGTCTGTATGTTTCATGTTTTGTTTCAATGTACGTAATATTTTCTCGAATATTTTTTTCCAATAGCCTTTTCAAGTCGCGAAGTGATGATGCAAAAAAAAGTCCACCAAATGGTACAAAATAATTTCAAACGTAACACTTTTCTAGGTATGCATTTTGTAATATTTATTTCCAGTGTATCTAACATTTTTCTCTAACTTATTCAATATTATAGGAACAACAAGTGAGTGTGTAACATTGGTGCAATCTCTACGTCATATACGTACAAAATCAGTGTACCACTTTGCCCATACTAACACATCAAAAATTACGTACACATGTAACAAATTCCAATGTGGTATGTAACATCGACAAAAAAATCCTAGAAGGGTTGATTTTCCCCAACATTCATGGAGGTGCCCATGTCCGATTCGAGTTTGCCGTCCGGTGCCGCCAGATCGGGTAAACCGACCAACTTCGGTCGGTGGTGGAGCATCCACGCAATCGGAGTCTTCACCGCCGCCGCGCATGTGTTTCCTCGTCGGCGTTTGCGTGTGTGGCGGTAAAGGGCCGACGATTACTTTGGATGTATAATAGCTGCTCATCCTGTTCACCGCGCCTAGCTAAACGGCTGCCGTTATTTAAGGTGCAATTACACGTCTTCAGGTGTAGAAACAGTGGCTGGGACTGGCTGCCCGTCCTTCTCAACAACTACGGCGAGGTCCAACCCTCCTGCTCCCTTCGGTGGGACGTGATCCACGAAATAACTGCTTGCTACATCGAACGACAGAGGCAAAGGGGTAATATATTAGCCTTCCTCTCAAAAAAGGATATTGCCACCCCTGTTTTGTGGTAATATATTAGCCTTCCTCTCAAAAAAACAAAGGGGATATACAAACTATCAAAATTTACACAGGTTCCTAGCCCAGTGAGTCAGCCTGGCTCCCGCCTGTGGGTTTTGTTCTCTCACCGTCAAAAAAGATTACACAGGTATGCTATAATTGCTAACGCACTGTAAATTTCCTCCTCGGACTTGCTTtaacttctcaccattcatatgcAGAAAGTTGTCAGatcagaagaagaaaaaaaggtgCCAAAAGAGCCGCACGCAGCCCCTGCTAACTTCTCGCAGAAAAGGACAAAGTTACAGAAGATGTTTCCAGGAGTCCCGATCTTCAAGGGTAGATCACCTTTAAGGCACAGCAAAGCAATTTTACTTCAAGAACTCTATGAACATAACCACAAACAGTGCACATTGTACTGCAAGAAGTACATAGGATTGCATTAGTAAAGGTTACGGGATCACATTTAGACTGGTGATGAATGTACATAACATACCAAATCTTTCTGCCTTGGCAGATCTTTGATAGTAGTTCTCTTCAATAAGCGCACACTGTAGCCTACCCACTTATTTATCTTCGAAAATTCTTTGTAAGTTTCTTGTGCCATCCTTCAATAAGCAGCTACCTTAAAGCTGAAAGTGTGTTCAAGTCATTAATGTGATTCAACATCACACCGTGTAGTGGAGCTCATTGCGTGGACCCAAAACTTTGGATTGAATTGAGAACTTGGATTTGTGTGCGCGAACCAAAGACAATCGGTGTTCTGATCCTAGTCATGTTCCTGCATCCAAGCGATGTCATCGCCACTGTGCTAAAACAGAATCATCTACTCTTACATGATCCAggcttcttcatcaccgctgctaaagGATTCGATCATATCGCTCTCATCACCATCACCGCCACCCATGATCTCCAGCAGCCCTTCTCCCACATCGAAGTCTCCTTCATTGTCATCGTCGTCATAGTCATCCTCGCTATCCATAtcctcatcatcgtcgtcatcaCCGCCACCATCATCGCTGCTATTGCCTGGATCCTCGTCAGAATCTGTGTCCCCAAGCGACCCAAGGATAACATCAACATCCGACTCGTCGtcgtcttcatcatcgtcgtcctctGAGTCACCTCCATCCTCTGGATCGGAATCATCATCAGTTGGTCGTTTCCTGCCAACTTCGAATAAGCGAGCAGAGGAGAACATCTCATCAGGATTATCCATCGCAACGACTCCAAGAAGGGAATCGTTGGGCTCAGTAGCAAGATCAAGGACACCACGGTCTATTTGGACAGTTGCAATATCTGAGTAGGTGACGGCATCGATCGTGCGGAATGCAGGGAACAGAGGATGTTTGACCCTACGAGTATTAATGGAGGATGTCACATCCTCAAGATTGCGCCTAAGGATGGCGTAAATAACATCACCCCTGCCATTGAATTTGATAACTGTCTGGTCCAGAGAAGGGACACTCCTGAGAAGCTTAAATTTTCTCAGATCCCACACCTCTGAATTTAGGATCACCTGCAAaacagtgtggaaagagatgagaAAATATGCACCGTAGAAACAAATTCCTCCCAAAGTATTTTGGCAAATGTAACATACAGCTAGTAATATCACACTCACCTTGCTGTTGCCTTTTATTATTAATAATATAAGGGTTAATATATTTGAATTAAGTCTGATCTAATGGTTATAATACATGGTTTTGAAGGCGTTAAGGCATCTTAAAGCGGTTAGAGGGCGCTCTGACGCCTAAGCGACGCCTAGACGGCCGCTTTGGACGCCTAGGCGCCTAACGCGGTCGATTTTTCAAGGCGGAGGGCGGGCGCCTTGACGCCTTGATTAAACCTAGCAGCTTTGCAATCCTCAAATGTGTGCAAAGGTCCTGTAGAGACGGCGAAAGCATCCCAGAGCTTAACCTCGTTTATGCTAGACGAGAGAATCAGCTCATTTCCACCAAAAGATGTTGTTTCCACCACTGTAACAAGATTTTGGTGGCACGATTGCGTCTCTATGAGACCTGCAGTATTGTAGTCAAATATTTTTAATTCACATTCCACAATAATTAGCTTACTACCGTGCACTTCTCTTACTATACTGCTAACTTCAAAGTCATGTGATTTAGCACAATGGGAATTTAAAAAATAGAGCTGCGGTCGCGCTATTTttgtgggctatagcgcatagtTTTCGGTTgccgggacaatttctagcgatCGTGACTACCGATATATGGTTTGAGTGGTGTCGCAGaaactcgtatttttcatgttttctgcccattttcatgggctatagcgcccaTTTTGAGTTTCCGTGACAATTTCCTCCGATCGTAACCACCAGATAAATGGTTTTAAGTTCCCGGGCTACAACACACAATTTTCGGTTCCCGGAATAATTTCTAGCGATCAAGACTAGAAATACATGGTTTTATTGGCTTCGCCAAAATCCTGCCTTTTCAGGTTTTCTGCattttttcgtgggctatagcatgCAGCTATTGGTTCCCATGGCAATTTACACCGAACGTGAGCACTGATACATGGTTTGACGGGCATcaccaaaactcgcctttttcatattttttgccCATTTTTGTGGGCTACCGCACATTTTCGGTTCCCTAGACAATTTCTAGCGACCGTGAACATCCATACATGGTTTGAGTGTTGTCGCCAAAGatcgtatttttcatgttttgtgcctattttcatgggctataatgCTTATTTTTGGTCCCCGGACGATTTCCggcgaccgtgaccaccgatacatggtttgagaggcttcgCGATAATTCGTGttgttcatgttttgtgcctccattttctTGGGCTATATGTCACAATTGTCATTTCTCGAGTCTATTTCCTGCGACCACTGATACATGTTCAGACGGGCGTCGCCAAAACTTGCGTTttccatgttttctgcccattttcatgggctatagcacacaaTTTTAGGTTCCTGGAGCAATTTCAGTGACAGTGACCACCGACACATGGTGTGATGGGCATTGCGAAAACTCGACCttttcatgttttctacccatttttgtgggctatagcgcatagtTTTCGGTTCCCGTGATAATTTCTAGCGATCGTGACTACggatacatggtttgagtggtTTCGCCAAAActcatatttttcatgttttctgcccattttcatcGGCTATGACGCTCATTTTTTGGTTCCCGTGATAATTTCCACCGATCGTGACCaccagatacatggtttgaggggTATCGTCAAAACTcacatttttcatattttctaccaattttcatgggctatagcgctcgTTCTTCGGTtctcgggacaatttccagcgatTGCGACCatggatacatggtttgagaggcttcgCGAAAACTCATGTTGTTCatagttttctgcctccattttcatggcTTATAGCTCACGACTTTCAGTTCCTTGGACGATTTCTAGCGATGGTGACCATCGACACATGGTTCGACGGGTGTCGCCAAAACTCACGTTTTCCATGTTTGATGTCTATTTTCCAGGGCTATAGCACATAATATTTGGTTCCCGAGAAAAAAATTAGCgatcgtgaccaccgatacatggtttgaggagCATTGCTAAAACTCGCCTTTTTATGTTTTCTACCCATTTTCTTGGGCTACATAGTATTCGGTTACCGGGACAATTTCAACTAATCGTGACTACCAGATACATGGCTTGAGGGGCATTGTCAAAACTCGCATTTTTaatgttttctgccaattttcatggGATATAGCGCTTTTTCTTCGGTTCTCGAGACGATTTCCAACGACCGCGACCacggatacatggtttgagaggcttcaCGAAAAATCGTgttgttcatgttttctgcctccatttttatGGGTTATAGCTCACAACTTTCAGTTCCTTAGACGATTTCCAATGATGGTGACCAAATTTTCATTGTTTTCttcccattttcgtgggctaaagcacacaacttttgttcacggGATAATTTTCAGCgatcgtgaccaccgatacatggtttgaggagCATTGctaaaactcgcctttttcatgttgtCTACATATTTTTGTGGGCTACACAGTATTCGGTTCCCGGGAAAATTTCTAGCGATCGTGACtaccggtacatggtttgagtGGTGTCACCaaaactcgtatttttcatgttttatgcccattttcatgggctatagcgctcaTGTTTTGGTTACCGGGCCCATTTCCAGCGACTGTGACAATTTTCAGGGCCATAGCGCTCATTTTAGTCTTGGGACGACTTCCAGCAACCGTGACCACGATACATGGTTTGATTGGTGTCGCCaaaactcgtatttttcatgttttgtgcctattttcatgggctatagcctgTAACGCTCAATTTTTGGTTCCCGCGACAATTTCCACCGATCGTAAGCACCAGATAtatggtttgaggggcatcgcaaAAACTCGCATTTTtcgtgttttctgcccatttccgtgagctatagcccacaattttcggttcccgggacaatttctagcgatCGAGAGTACCGATACATGGTTTTATTGGTGTGGCCAAAAACCTTGCTTTTCATATTTTCTGCCCTTTTTTGTGGGCTATTAGCACATAGATTTTGGTTCCCGTGATAATTTCCACAGATTGTGACCGCCGATACAtagtttgaggggcatcgccaaaactcgcatttttcttgttttctgcccattttcgtgggatAGCGCATATTTTCGGTTCCCCCTACAATTTCTAGcaaccgtgaccaccgatacatgggtTGAGTGGTGTCACCAAAgctcgtatttttcatgttttctgccaattttaATGGGCTATATCGCTCATTTTTTTAATCCCGGGATGATTCCCAGCGACCGTGACCACGAATATATGGTTTGAGAGGCTTCGCTTCAACTCGTTTTGTTCATGTTTTGTGCCCCCATTTTTGTGGGTTATAGGTCACAATTTTTAGTTCCCGAGACTATTCCCAGCGACCACTGATACATGGTTAGCCGGTCGTCGCCAAAACTCGTGTttccatgttttctgcccattttcgtgggctatagcacacactttagattcccgggacaattttcagtgaccgtgaccaccgatacatggtttgaggggcATTGCGAAAACTCGCCCttttcatgttttctacccatttttgtgggctatagcgcatactTTTCGGTTCCCAGGACAATTTCTAGCGATTGTGGTTTGAGTGGTGTCGTGAAAACTCatatttttcatgtttatgcccattttcaTGGGATATAGCGCTCATTTTTTGGTTCCCGTGATATTTTCCACTAATCGTGACTACCAGATACATGGCTTGAGGGGCATTGCCAAAACtcgcatttttcatgttttctgcccattttcatggAATATAGCGCTCTTTCTTTGGTTCttgggacgatttccagcgaccGCGACCacggatacatggtttgagaggcttcaCGAAAAATCGTGTTgtttatgttttctgcctccattttcatgggtTATAGCCCACAACTTAAAGTTCCTTGGACGATTTCCAGCGAgggtgaccaccgatacatggttagaTGGGTGTCGCTAAAACAAAAATATTCCTTGTTTTCTTCCcatttttatgggctatagcacacaacttttgttcccgggacaattttcagcgaccgtgaccaccgatacatggtttgaggagCATTGCTAAGACACGCATTTTCATGTTTTCTAACCATTTTCGTGGGATACACAGTTTTCCGTTTCCGAGAAAATTTCTAGCGATCGTGACTACCGATGCATGGATTGAATGGTGTCGCCAGAAATCGTATTTTCATGTTTTGTTCCCACTTTCATGGCCTATAACCTGTAGCGCTCATCTTTTGGTTCTCGTGACAATTCCCACCGATCGTGGCCACCGgatacatggtttgaggggcgtcgccaaaactcacatttttgTCTGcctattttcatgggctatagtacacaattttcggttcccgggacaatttctagtgATCGAGAGTACCgagacatgatttttttggtgtcGCCAAAAACCTGGCTTTTCATATTTTCTGCCCTTTTTCGTGGGCAATTAGCACACAACTTTTGGTTCCCGTGATAATTTCCACCAATCGTGACCACTGATAaatggtttgaggggcatcgccaaaactcatatttttcatgttttcagcccatTTTTGTGGGATAGCGCACATTTTCGGTCCCCCGTACAATTTCTAGTGATcatgaccaccgatacatgggtTGAGTGGTGTCAACAAAGCTCATATTttgatgttttctgcccattttgatGGACTcgttttgttcatgttctgcgccTCCATTTTCGTGAGCTATAGGTCACAATTTTCAGTTCCCTAGACTATTTCCAGCGACCACTGATACATGGTTAGACGGTTGTCGCCAAAGCTCACGTTttccatgttttctgcccattttcgtgaGCTATAGCACGCAATTTTAGGTTCCCGGGAGAATTTTCAGTGACCGTGAccgccgatacatggtttgaggggcATTGCGAAAACTCGCCCttttcatgttttctacccatttttgtgggctatagcgcatactTTTTGTTTCCCAGGACAATTTCTAGCGATTGTGGTTTGAGTGGTGTCGTGAAAACTCatatttttcatgtttatgcccattttcaTGGGATATAACACTCATTTTTTTGGTTCCCGTGATATTTTCCACTAATCGTGACTACCAGATACATGGCTTGAGGGGCATTGCCAAAACtcgcatttttcatgttttctggccATTTTCATGCGATATAGTGCTCTTTCTTCGGTTCTCGGGACGATTTCCAAAGATCGCGACCacggatacatggtttgagaagcatcgcaaaaactcgtgttgatcttgttttctgcctccattttcatggtTTATAGCTCACAACTTTCAGTTCCTTGGACAATTTGCAGTGacggtgaccaccgatacatggttacaTGGGTGTTGCTAAAACTCAATTTTTCCTTGTTTTCttcccattttcgtgggctatagcacaCAACTTTTGTTCCCGGGAGAATTTTCACCAAAAGTCGTATTTTTCATGTCCTCTCCCTATTTTCTTCCCATCACGATTTccttgttttttgcccattttcgtgggctacaaCACGCAATTTTTGGTTCTCGGGATAATTTTCAGTGATAGTGACtcgcgatacatggtttgagggaTATTGCTAAAACTTTCttgttttcatgttttttgcccattttcgtgggctatagcacaATTTTCCGTTTCCGAGAAATTTTTTAGCGATCATGACTACTGATACATGGTTTGATTGGTGTCGCCaaaactcgtatttttcatgttttgtgcctattttcatgggctataaccTGTAGCGCTCATTTTCGGTTCCCGTGACAATTTCCACCGATCGTGACCACCAGATAtatggtttgaggggcatcgccaaaactcgcatttttcggttcccgggacaatttctagctatcGAGAGTGTCGATACATGGTTTTATTGGTGTGGCCAAAAACCCGCCTTTTCATATTTTGTGCCTTTTTTCGTGGGGCATTATCACACAGCTTTTAGTTCCCGTGATAATTTCCATCGActgtgaccaccgatacatggtttgaggggcatcgccaaaactcgcatTTTTCATGTTTCCTGCCCATTTTCGTAGGATAGCGCACATTTTCGGTTCCCCGTACAATTTCTAGTGACCGTGACCACTGATACATGGGTTGAGTGGTGTCGTCAAAgctcgtatttttcatgtttaCTGCCCATTTTATGGGCTACAACGCTCAGTTTTGGTCCCGGGACGATTTCTAGCGACCGTGACCAcgaatacatggtttgagaggcttcgCGGGAACTgtttttgttcatattttttgatgcagcccgaccttcggtcttcaccgcatcgtatgcttcatcgccaagacgacacgcaaaggtgaatcttctcctttatgcgtgcctacaatcgcctatgtggaacgatatactacttcatacttcaTCATATATTGATGATAGGAAATCGACGACAAGTatggagggaagagaggatgccatggagacccgaggatgcaagaccgatgtcacggaagcatggaagagaacgaGGAAGAAGcattggacgctccaggccggaacttccgtccGCCaccgtcggaac includes the following:
- the LOC139832284 gene encoding DDB1- and CUL4-associated factor homolog 1-like; this translates as MALKIVTVAGNGPGLIETQSCHQNLVTVVETTSFGGNELILSSSINEVKLWDAFAVSTGPLHTFEDCKAARFNQGVKAPALRLEKSTALGNSKVILNSEVWDLRKFKLLRSVPSLDQTVIKFNGRGDVIYAILRRNLEDVTSSINTRRVKHPLFPAFRTIDAVTYSDIATVQIDRGVLDLATEPNDSLLGVVAMDNPDEMFSSARLFEVGRKRPTDDDSDPEDGGDSEDDDDEDDDESDVDVILGSLGDTDSDEDPGNSSDDGGGDDDDDEDMDSEDDYDDDDNEGDFDVGEGLLEIMGGGDGDESDMIESFSSGDEEAWIM